From a single Saimiri boliviensis isolate mSaiBol1 chromosome 7, mSaiBol1.pri, whole genome shotgun sequence genomic region:
- the RDH16 gene encoding retinol dehydrogenase 16 isoform X1 has protein sequence MWLYLAVFVGLYHLLRWYRERQVVSHLRDKCVFITGCDSGFGNLLARQLDERGLRVLAACLTEKGAEQLRRQTSDRLETVILDVSKTESVAAAAQWVEERVVDRGLWGLVNNAGIALPVAPNEWLTKQDFATVLDVNLLGLIDVTLNLLPLVRKARGRVVNVSSVLGRLTIFGGGYSISKYGVEAFSDSLRKELSDSGVKVAVIEPGYFKTPITNKDRIFKSMLDIWDRARPEVKQIYGEKFITSYKESIDQLEPKYTQDLSLVTNCIEHALTACHPRTRYSAGWDAKLLYLPMSYMPTFLADAIINWGSPRPGNAL, from the exons ATGTGGCTCTACCTGGCAGTTTTCGTGGGCCTGTACCACCTTCTGCGCTGGTACCGGGAGAGGCAGGTGGTGAGTCACCTGAGAGACAAGTGTGTGTTCATCACGGGCTGTGACTCCGGCTTCGGGAACCTACTGGCCAGACAGCTGGATGAACGAGGCTTGAGAGTGCTGGCTGCATGTCTGACAGAGAAAGGAGCGGAGCAGCTGAGGCGCCAGACTTCAGACAGGCTGGAAACGGTGATCCTGGACGTCAGCAAGACAGAGAGCGTTGCTGCAGCCGCCCAGTGGGTGGAGGAGCGCGTGGTGGACAGAG GACTCTGGGGCTTGGTGAATAATGCTGGTATTGCCTTACCCGTCGCCCCCAATGAGTGGCTGACCAAGCAGGACTTTGCGACTGTACTGGACGTGAACTTGTTGGGGTTAATTGATGTGACTCTGAACCTGCTGCCCTTAGTGAGGAAGGCCAGGGGCCGTGTGGTCAACGTCTCAAGTGTCTTGGGCCGGTTAACAATTTTCGGTGGAGGCTACAGCATCTCCAAGTACGGCGTAGAAGCCTTCTCCGACTCCCTCAG GAAGGAGCTCTCCGACTCTGGGGTGAAGGTGGCTGTGATTGAGCCCGGCTATTTCAAGACTCCTATAACCAATAAGGATAGAATCTTTAAGAGCATGCTGGATATTTGGGACCGGGCCAGGCCAGAGGTCAAGCAGATCTATGGCGAGAAGTTCATTACATCCT ATAAGGAGTCAATTGACCAGTTGGAGCCTAAGTACACACAGGATCTGTCCTTGGTGACCAACTGCATAGAGCATGCGCTAACTGCCTGCCACCCCCGCACTCGCTACTCAGCTGGCTGGGATGCCAAACTTCTCTACCTCCCCATGAGCTACATGCCCACCTTCCTGGCGGATGCCATTATCAACTGGGGTTCTCCAAGGCCAGGCAATGCTCTATGA
- the RDH16 gene encoding retinol dehydrogenase 16 isoform X2, translating to MSDRERSGAAEAPDFRQAGNGDPGRQQDRERCCSRPVGGGARGGQRKELSDSGVKVAVIEPGYFKTPITNKDRIFKSMLDIWDRARPEVKQIYGEKFITSYKESIDQLEPKYTQDLSLVTNCIEHALTACHPRTRYSAGWDAKLLYLPMSYMPTFLADAIINWGSPRPGNAL from the exons ATGTCTGACAGAGAAAGGAGCGGAGCAGCTGAGGCGCCAGACTTCAGACAGGCTGGAAACGGTGATCCTGGACGTCAGCAAGACAGAGAGCGTTGCTGCAGCCGCCCAGTGGGTGGAGGAGCGCGTGGTGGACAGAG GAAGGAGCTCTCCGACTCTGGGGTGAAGGTGGCTGTGATTGAGCCCGGCTATTTCAAGACTCCTATAACCAATAAGGATAGAATCTTTAAGAGCATGCTGGATATTTGGGACCGGGCCAGGCCAGAGGTCAAGCAGATCTATGGCGAGAAGTTCATTACATCCT ATAAGGAGTCAATTGACCAGTTGGAGCCTAAGTACACACAGGATCTGTCCTTGGTGACCAACTGCATAGAGCATGCGCTAACTGCCTGCCACCCCCGCACTCGCTACTCAGCTGGCTGGGATGCCAAACTTCTCTACCTCCCCATGAGCTACATGCCCACCTTCCTGGCGGATGCCATTATCAACTGGGGTTCTCCAAGGCCAGGCAATGCTCTATGA
- the ACKR5 gene encoding G-protein coupled receptor 182 — protein sequence MSVTPSWGPGPWEGVTAVPASDLGEIHNWTELLDLFNHTLFQCHVELSESTKRVVLFVLYLAMFVVGLVENLLVICVNWHSSGRARLLNLYILNMAIADLGVVLSLPVWMLEVMLDYTWLWGSFFCRFTHYFYFANMYSSIFFLVCLSIDRYATLTSTSPSWQRHQHQVRRAVCAGIWVLSAIIPLPEVVHIQLIEGPEPVCLFMAPFETYSSWALAVTLSTTILGFLLPFPLITVFNVLMACRLRQLRQPESRRHCLLMCAYVAVFVICWLPYHVTLLLLTLHWTHISLHCHLVHLLYFFHEVVDCFSMLHCVINPILYNFLSPRFRDQLLNAIVHYLPKDQARAGTHASSSTQHSIVITKVDSQPTAAGPHPEPSLSFQAPPLLPNTSPVTPPQPLTSS from the coding sequence ATGTCAGTGACACCCAGCTGGGGGCCCGGCCCCTGGGAGGGGGTCACCGCAGTGCCTGCCAGTGACCTTGGAGAGATCCACAACTGGACTGAGCTGCTCGACCTCTTCAACCACACTTTGTTCCAGTGCCACGTGGAGCTCAGCGAGAGCACCAAGCGTGTGGTCCTCTTTGTCCTCTACCTGGCCATGTTTGTGGTTGGGCTGGTGGAGAACCTCCTGGTGATATGCGTCAACTGGCACAGCTCAGGCCGGGCGAGGCTGCTGAACCTCTACATCCTCAACATGGCCATAGCGGACCTGGGCGTCGTCCTGTCTCTGCCCGTGTGGATGCTGGAGGTCATGCTGGACTACACCTGGCTCTGGGGCAGCTTCTTCTGTCGCTTCACTCACTACTTCTACTTTGCCAACATGTATAGCAGCATCTTCTTCCTGGTGTGCCTCAGCATCGATCGCTATGCCACCCTCACCAGCACCTCCCCCTCCTGGCAGCGTCACCAGCACCAGGTGCGGAGGGCCGTGTGTGCAGGCATCTGGGTCCTCTCTGCCATCATCCCGCTGCCTGAGGTGGTCCACATCCAGCTGATAGAGGGCCCCGAGCCCGTGTGCCTCTTCATGGCACCTTTTGAAACGTATAGCAGCTGGGCCCTGGCAGTGACCCTGTCCACCACCATCCTGGGTTTCCTGCTGCCCTTCCCTCTCATCACAGTCTTCAATGTACTGATGGCCTGCCGGCTGCGGCAGCTAAGACAGCCCGAGAGCCGGCGCCACTGCCTGCTGATGTGTGCCTACGTGGCCGTCTTCGTTATTTGCTGGCTGCCCTACCATGTGACCCTGCTGCTGCTCACACTGCATTGGACCCACATCTCCCTCCACTGCCACCTGGTCCACCTGCTCTACTTCTTCCATGAAGTCGTCGACTGCTTCTCCATGCTGCACTGTGTCATCAATCCCATCCTTTACAACTTTCTTAGCCCGCGCTTCCGGGACCAGCTTCTGAACGCCATAGTCCATTACCTGCCTAAGGACCAGGCCAGGGCAGGCACACACGCCTCCTCTTCCACCCAGCATTCCATTGTCATCACCAAGGTGGACAGCCAGCCCACTGCAGCAGGCCCCCACCCTGAGCCAAGCCTGAGCTTTCAGGCACCCCCTTTGCTTCCAAATACTTCCCCTGTCACTCCCCCTCAACCTCTTACATCCAGCTGA
- the ZBTB39 gene encoding zinc finger and BTB domain-containing protein 39, translating into MGMRIKLQSTNHPNNLLKELNKCRLSETMCDVTIVVGSRSFPAHKAVLACAAGYFQNLFLNTGLDAARTYVVDFITPANFEKVLSFVYTSELFTDLINVGVIYEVAERLGMEDLLQACHSTFPDLESTARAKPLTSTSESHPGTLSGPSAEPAHPLGELRGGGDHFGADRNYVLPSDAGGSYKEEERNVASDTNHSLPLPQPPPPPPPPKTEDHDTPALFTSIPSVMTQPVLGTVSTGIQSSTSSCQPYKVQSNGDFSKNSFLTPDNAVDVTIGTNSCLSNSEHSRDPGFGPMDELQMEGLGDDDLQFEDPAEDIGTAEEVIELSDDSEDELTFGENDNRENKAMPCQVCKKVLEPNIQLIRQHARDHVDLLTGNCKVCETHFQDRNSRVTHVLSHIGIFLFSCDMCETKFFTQWQLTLHRRDGIFENNIIVHPNDPLPGKLGLFSGAASPELKCAACGKALAKDFHVVRGHILDHLNLKGQACSVCDQRHLNLCSLMWHTLSHLGISVFSCSVCANSFVDWHLLEKHMAVHQSLEDALFHCHLCSQSFKSEAAYRYHVSQHKCNSGLDARPGFGLQHPALQKRKLPAEEFLSEELALQGQPGNSKYSCKVCGKRFAHTSEFNYHRRIHTGEKPYQCKVCHKFFRGRSTIKCHLKTHSGALMYRCTVCGHYSSTLNLMSKHVGVHKGSLPPDFTIEQTFMYIIHSKEAEKNPDS; encoded by the coding sequence ATGGGCATGAGGATCAAACTGCAAAGCACCAACCACCCCAACAACCTGCTGAAGGAACTCAATAAGTGCCGGCTCTCGGAGACCATGTGCGACGTCACCATTGTGGTGGGGAGCCGCTCCTTCCCGGCCCACAAGGCTGTGCTGGCCTGCGCAGCTGGCTACTTCCAGAACCTCTTCCTGAATACTGGGCTTGATGCTGCCAGGACCTATGTGGTGGACTTCATCACCCCTGCCAACTTTGAGAAGGTTCTGAGCTTTGTCTACACATCAGAGCTCTTTACAGACCTGATCAATGTTGGGGTCATCTACGAGGTGGCTGAGCGTCTGGGTATGGAGGACCTCCTCCAGGCCTGTCACTCTACCTTTCCTGACCTGGAGAGCACTGCCAGGGCCAAGCCCCTGACCAGCACCAGTGAGAGTCACCCTGGTACCCTGAGTGGTCCTTCGGCAGAACCTGCCCATCCCCTTGGAGAACTCAGAGGTGGTGGGGACCACTTTGGTGCTGATAGAAACTACGTGTTGCCCAGTGATGCTGGAGGGAGCtataaagaggaagagaggaatgtTGCCAGTGACACCAACCATAGCCTGCCCCTGcctcaaccaccaccaccaccaccaccaccaaagacAGAAGACCACGATACCCCTGCTCTCTTCACATCCATTCCTAGCGTGATGACCCAGCCAGTCCTAGGCACTGTCAGCACGGGCATCCAGAGCAGCACCAGCTCCTGCCAGCCATACAAAGTTCAAAGCAATGGAGACTTCAGTAAAAACAGCTTCCTCACCCCTGACAATGCAGTAGACGTTACCATTGGGACCAACTCCTGTCTGAGCAATAGTGAGCACTCCAGAGATCCAGGCTTTGGGCCGATGGATGAGCTCCAGATGGAGGGCCTTGGGGATGACGACTTGCAGTTTGAAGACCCTGCTGAGGACATAGGCACAGCCGAGGAGGTGATTGAGCTAAGTGATGACAGTGAGGATGAACTGACTTTTGGAGAGAATGACAATCGGGAGAATAAGGCCATGCCCTGCCAGGTGTGCAAGAAAGTTCTGGAACCCAACATTCAACTGATCCGGCAGCATGCTCGGGACCATGTGGACCTGCTGACGGGGAACTGCAAGGTCTGCGAGACCCACTTCCAGGACCGAAACTCCCGGGTAACCCATGTCCTGTCCCACATtggtattttccttttctcctgcgACATGTGTGAAACTAAGTTCTTTACCCAGTGGCAGCTGACCCTTCACCGACGGGATGGCATATTTGAGAACAACATCATTGTCCACCCCAATGATCCCCTGCCAGGGAAGCTGGGTCTCTTTTCAGGGGCAGCCTCCCCAGAGCTGAAATGTGCTGCCTGTGGGAAAGCATTGGCCAAAGATTTTCACGTGGTCCGGGGCCACATCCTTGACCATCTGAACTTGAAGGGCCAGGCCTGCAGTGTCTGCGACCAGCGTCACCTTAACCTCTGCAGCCTCATGTGGCACACGCTGTCCCATCTCGGCATTTCAGTCTTCTCCTGCTCTGTCTGTGCCAACAGCTTTGTGGACTGGCATCTTCTAGAGAAGCACATGGCTGTGCACCAAAGCCTGGAAGATGCCCTCTTCCACTGCCACTTGTGCAGCCAGAGTTTCAAGTCAGAGGCTGCCTATCGCTACCACGTCAGCCAGCACAAATGTAACAGTGGCCTTGACGCACGGCCTGGTTTTGGGCTACAGCACCCAGCTCTCCAGAAGCGGAAGCTGCCAGCAGAGGAGTTTCTGAGTGAAGAGCTGGCACTGCAGGGCCAACCTGGGAATAGCAAGTATAGCTGCAAGGTCTGTGGCAAAAGATTTGCCCACACAAGCGAATTCAACTACCACCGGCGGATCCACACAGGCGAGAAGCCATACCAATGTAAGGTGTGCCACAAGTTCTTCCGAGGCCGCTCGACCATCAAATGCCACCTCAAGACACACTCGGGGGCCCTCATGTACCGCTGCACAGTCTGTGGACACTACAGTTCCACCCTGAACCTCATGAGCAAGCATGTCGGTGTGCACAAAGGCAGCCTCCCACCTGACTTCACCATCGAGCAGACCTTCATGTACATCATCCATTCCAAAGAGGCAGAAAAGAACCCAGACAGTTGA